In Paraglaciecola mesophila, the genomic window TGGCAGGTAAGTTGGTGCATGAGCGCATAGATGGTGCTAATCGCGAATACTATTACTTAGGCAGTCAATTAGTGGCACAGCAAGGTGCAGGTGATACAACCTATATCCATCCAGATATATTGGGTAGCAGTGCAGCTAAGTCTAATAGTAATGGAGATGTCAGCCGACATCGCTATGCACCTTTTGGTTTAGACTGGGGCAAGACCACCGGTGAAGCTGGCGTGAACGAAATCGGCTATACCGGCCATAAACACGACAGTGATATAGGTTTAACCTATATGCAGGCACGATACTATGATCCAGTTATCGGTCGTTTCTACTCGAATGATCCGGTTGGATTTAATAACGTTCACAATTTCAATCGTTATGCCTATGCGAATAATAACCCTTATAAGTACACAGATCCGGATGGTAATAATGCTATAAGAATATTTGCAAGACTTGTTAAAAATCCTGTCATGACTTATAGAAGTGCTAAACGTTTCTTAAGAGAAAATGGAGTCCTTGCACCTCTACCACCAAGAGTTGATAACAACTCCGAAAGTGATGTACCTGAAAGTGATAGTGGATCATCAGAAGGTAAATTGCCAAAACCACCTACTGGTCCCGGTTCTGTTCCTAAAGAAGAAAGAGATCCTAAAAGGTTATTCACACCCGGTGAAAGAGAGACTAAACGTGATGAACAAGGTGGAAAGTGTGCGAATGGATGTGGTACAGATATAGACTCATCAAATTCAGCAGGGCATCATATAGATCGACATGCTGATGGAGGTAAAACAGTGCCGGAAAACCATGCTGAGGTTTGCACAGATTGTCATAAAGACTTGCATAGGAAATAACGACGATGACAGTACCTATAGTTAAAGATGAAGAAACTCAACAACCTATTCCTACTATATGGCGGGATACAATAGTCAAGATTGTTGATGCAATTAGGTTTAACAATATTGATGATTTTAACGCTATACCATATGTTAAAGGTGTCTCAGAAAAGGACGCAGAGGGTTTTCAAGAAAACATAGAAGATTACGGATGTCGGCTTACAAACTTACCTGATGCGACGTGGCAATCCTCTACTTGCCAGTGGATGAGAGAGTATTGGGATGCATTGATTGATCTATACACCGTTGAAGAAGGTGAAAGTGATTTGGCCCTATACCTAAGGGTCCATGAAAAAGGACAGAAATTTGAATTTGAAGTTATGTCTATTCATGTTGGTTAAGTAGCTCAAATTGATGGAAATCAGCCTTTTTTGAACCCAAAGCCTCGCCCTAGCAGACCTAAGGTTTGCACTCGCGGGGCTTTTTATTGTTCTCAATAAAATCTGAGGGGTTTTATTTTTGGCTGCTTTTGAAGCCAAAAAGGTAGACGAGTAAACACTTTCGTTTACTAACGGTAAAGTGTTCTCAAGTCAGAATTTATGATTACTTCAAGTAAACGATATCGTTTACTGAGGTGGTTACAGCGGAATTTTTTCTGACTGTGGTGGGATTAGTTTTTGCTAAGGTTGAATAACGGCTGAGCAGTACTGAAATCAACTACATCGCCTCGCACTCGCGGGCTTTGATTTCAGAAGAAACAGCGCTAACACAGCAAACTTATAATTTCATCAAACTCGCCTTTGTGCCATTTTCCAAGTGACACTTTCCCATCTGGCGTTTTGCGTTCAAGGTAGTCTGGGTAATGGGGTTTTTTCCCATATAATGTTTCCCCTTGAGTTAGCAATTTTCGGCTTAATTTTCCTGATTTACTGTCATGCTCAACCTCATCGGACAAAGCCAGTTAATTTTTAACCGTGTCCGTCCGGTAATCCCCACATTCAATTCATAGGTTTTCTACGTCATGGTGCTCTCTTTGTTAAGGAGAATGACCATGGCGCATCATCAACGAAGAGAAGTAGAAGACTGGCTCAATTTATTTGAGCAACAGTGTCCGTCCGGTAATCCCCACATTCAATTCATAGGTTTTCTACGTCATGGTGCTCTCTTTGTTAAGGAGAATGACCATGGCGCATCATCAACGAAGAGAAGTAGAAGACTGGCTCAATTTATTTGAGCAACAAAAACAAAGTGGACTCACAGCGGTGGCGTTTTGCCGCCAGCAACAGATTAATGTCCAAACCTACTACACCAGGCGACGTGATATTCGGCTTCAGCGTACTCACGGCAAGTTCGTTCACGTCAAACGTGAAGTAACAAAGGTTGAGTCACACACCGAGGAGACCGGTGGCGAACTTCTTCTGCAACTTGGGAGCGCTCATCTTAGTGTGCCAACGAATGTTAGCCCTCACTGGCTTGCCGCCGTGATGAAGGCACTAGCTGAATGAAGATGTTTGTTGAGCCTGCCGACGTTTATTTATACATGGATATTGTCGACTTCCGTAAATCGATTAATGGCTTGATTGTAGTGGTCGAACAGAACATGGAGCTCAATGCCTTTCGTGATGCGCTGTTTGTGTTTTGCAATAAAAAGCGCGATAAGCTCAAAATACTCTATTGGGATAAAACGGGCTTTGCGCTTTGGTACAAACGTCTCGAGAAGCATCGGTTTAAGTGGCCTGTCGATGCTAACTTACAACATCTGAATGTAAGTGAACAGCAGTTACAGTGGCTGTTATCAGGCTACGATGTAATAGGCCATCAGCCGTTGCACTACAATGCATCTGGCTTATAACCTGTGATCATAAGTAGCGATTAACGATCACGAAATCGTCTTAATAATGTCGGGAAATCAATGCCTTATTGCATGATAATAAGGCCATGAATATTGATATCGAAAACTTACCTGATGACCCAGCAACATTGAAAAAGATGTTGTCGCAGGTGATGTCTCGCTATCAATATCTTGAGGAGCAGTTTCGTATTGCCCAGCATAAACAGTTCGGTCAAAGTACCGAAGGTCATCCTGGGCAAGGTGAGTTGTTTAATGAAGCGGAAGCGCTTGCTGTTGAATCAGATACGCAAGAAGAAGCCATAAGCTACACCCGTAAAAAGCCCACACGTAAACCGTTACCCAAAGACCTACCTCGTGAGGTTATCGTTCACGATATTAGCGACGAAGAAAAAGTCTGTGGCTGTTGTGCAGGTGAGCTACATCGCATTGGTGAAGATAAGTCAGAAAAGCTTCAGTTTATTCCTGCTCAGGTAAAAGTGATTGAGCATGTTCGCCCTAAATATGCGTGTCGTACCTGTGAGAAAGACGGTATTAGCAACACAGTAAAACAAGCGCCTGTACCTCACAGCGTTATCCCTAAAGGTTATGCGACCCCAAGTTTATTAAGCCAAATCATTACCAGCAAATATCAGTATGGGTTACCGCTGTATCGACAAGAGTCTATGTTCAAACAGCATGGTATCGAATTAAGTCGTAAAACCATGGCTGACTGGATAATCCGCTGCGCTGAGCTATTTAAACCGCTTTATGACCAGCTCCATCAACATATCCTGAAACAACCGGTTATCGCGGCGGATGAAACCACGCTGAAGGTCGTTGAATCTGAGAAAGTGAATAGCTACATGTGGTTGTACGCCAGTGGCGCTGACTCACCTAGCGGTAATATCCCGGGAACAGAAATACCTAATATCGTGCTGTACGACTATCACAATAGTCGCGCTGGGCAATGCGCCGTAGACTTCCTTAAAGGTTACAGCGGCTACTTACAAGTGGATGGCTATCAAGGCTACGAGCAAACGCAAGCCACACTCATTGGTTGCTGGGCACATGCACGCCGTAAGTTCATGGAAGCCAAAAAAGGCGCAGGTAAGAAAGGCAGTGGCAAAGCGGATTGGGCACTCAATCACATCCAAAAACTCTACCGCCTAGAAACCCAGCTAAAAGATAAAACGGTAGAAGAGCGATATATTACAAGACAAGAAAAAAGTGTGCCGTTGCTAAGCCAGCTTCATATGTGGCTAATGAAATCGGCTCAACAAGTGTTACCCAAAACCAAGTTGGGCGAAGCGATACAATACTGCTTAAACCAATGGAAAAAGCTGGAACGCTATACACTCGACGGGTTACTGAGTATCGATAATAATCGCGCTGAGCGCGGGATAAAGCCGTTCGTCATAGGTAGGAAAAACTGGCTGTTTAGCCAAACGGCCACAGGCGCAAACGCCAGCGCTGTTCTCTACAGCATCATCGAAACGGCTAAAGCCAACGACCTGAACGTATTCGAGTATGTGATGACTTGCCTTGATGAACTCAGCCAGCCCGATGTCAATATCGAGCAACTGCTACCATGGCAGTTTGCTAAGCGCTAGGTGGAATTATCGGACGCTTACTTTTAACCTATCTGCTATTTTCGGACCAAACTCTGTTGACCCGTTCAAAGATAAGCAATACAGAAACTTTGTTGATTTATTGGTGAATGAAGAAGAAATAAATTTCGGAAGTTATGAAGGACATCAGTATGAGAATTTAAATTATTTGGTAGAAAAAATTACATATTGTAGTTGATTAGCTTACTGGAAATTTTTCATACTAACATGATACGTCATAAATAAGTCACCCTTTCCCAACAGGACTTTGCGATCGACCACACAGACAAAGAAATTGTGCTTAGCAATCTTGTTGAGCTTCGCGATGATGTTTGGCAAACGATGCCAAAAAACGCTCGCAAAGCGTATCTCGGATTTATGATCTCAGGCCTACTTGGCCATCATAGTATTAAGTGAAAATTAGCTTCTATCCGATTTTTATTGGTATTTATGAACTCCCTGACCCATGGAAGCACTCAAAACTTTTTACTAAGTTTGTGTCCGAGCAACTCAAGCAAAAACCCGCTGCACAGAAGCAAGCCAAGCCTCTTAAATTACGCGATGCAGTCCTTGTTAATGTCGCTCTCGATACATTGTTTAGTGTGTCTAAAATCGTCGGTATAGAGTTAAAATACATCGATTGGGATGCTAAAACAATTTTTGCACCAAAATCAAAAACTGACCAATCGGGTGAAGGGTTTTACGGTTAGATCTCGGATGAGACTGCAGGTTTACTTAAGCGGTGGATAGAAAAAGCTAACATATTAGTAGGTTTTTTATTCAGAAAATTATCGCCAAAACAAACAGTGCAAGCCGAGCCGATGCAATACCAGGCAAGTAAAACAGGGATGGCTAAGGTTCGATAATATTAAAAATCATCTTAATTGACACCTAAGTGCCATTTTCTTCCGTTTAAGTTTTGAAATTTGAACTGCAGCCATGTACGTAAAGCGGAAGTTTGCACTAGAAAAATTGACTGACGTCAATGAGCGATCAAGAGTCCCTCGACTGATTCTACCCTTCTGTATTCACTAAAATAGCTGACTAAAATATTTTTGATTATTTAGGCGTAAACCCCCTGTTTGGATATACAAGTTAAAGGGCTTTCCCATATATTCAGGAAAACGACCCAATCGCTCGTTTTTGTTCTTATCATTTTATCCAGATCGCCAGTTTTCCTTTATGTAGCAATATGATAGTTAGTTTGGTATTAATAGCGGAAGTATAAAAATGAGCGATGCGTCGGCAGAAAAACGCGCAAATCGCGCTATATTAAATTGTTATGCTAACACATGGAACGACGTATGAATTTATTTGATATATTTCCAGAGGAATCTATTCGGAGCAAGTTTTCTCAGGAAGTCGTTATTAAAACTAGAGATAGAAAGAAGCTTGGAGAGATTTCTCAGATAAAATCAGGCTGCATGGCTGAGATCGGAGGAGGAGCTTGGGATAGATATGTCCAAAATAATCCAGACTGTAATAAACAAGCATTAGCATCATTTTTCGACGAAAACTCTCCAAAAATATATCTTGCAATGGAGCGCTACACTGGATTAAAAGTATTAAAGGATATTTTGTATATTACAGCGGATGTAATTGATACAGAAATTGAAGAAACACAGTGTGCTGAACTGTTGCTCGCCGTAACATGGCCTAATGTCTTACGAATATCTGATGTTACATTTGTGAACCCCTACGCGCCAATACCGGAGTCCGAAAGACGGTATCGTTTCCAGTATTTTAAAGGGCTTGGGCTATTTCAAGAACTACTTAAAAATTGCGAAAATTACTGCAAAGAGAAAGGAATTCAAGAGATAACACTAGCGGCTGCTTATATAGACC contains:
- the tnpA gene encoding IS66 family insertion sequence element accessory protein TnpA, which translates into the protein MLRRMTMAHHQRREVEDWLNLFEQQKQSGLTAVAFCRQQQINVQTYYTRRRDIRLQRTHGKFVHVKREVTKVESHTEETGGELLLQLGSAHLSVPTNVSPHWLAAVMKALAE
- the tnpB gene encoding IS66 family insertion sequence element accessory protein TnpB (TnpB, as the term is used for proteins encoded by IS66 family insertion elements, is considered an accessory protein, since TnpC, encoded by a neighboring gene, is a DDE family transposase.), producing the protein MKMFVEPADVYLYMDIVDFRKSINGLIVVVEQNMELNAFRDALFVFCNKKRDKLKILYWDKTGFALWYKRLEKHRFKWPVDANLQHLNVSEQQLQWLLSGYDVIGHQPLHYNASGL
- the tnpC gene encoding IS66 family transposase, translating into MNIDIENLPDDPATLKKMLSQVMSRYQYLEEQFRIAQHKQFGQSTEGHPGQGELFNEAEALAVESDTQEEAISYTRKKPTRKPLPKDLPREVIVHDISDEEKVCGCCAGELHRIGEDKSEKLQFIPAQVKVIEHVRPKYACRTCEKDGISNTVKQAPVPHSVIPKGYATPSLLSQIITSKYQYGLPLYRQESMFKQHGIELSRKTMADWIIRCAELFKPLYDQLHQHILKQPVIAADETTLKVVESEKVNSYMWLYASGADSPSGNIPGTEIPNIVLYDYHNSRAGQCAVDFLKGYSGYLQVDGYQGYEQTQATLIGCWAHARRKFMEAKKGAGKKGSGKADWALNHIQKLYRLETQLKDKTVEERYITRQEKSVPLLSQLHMWLMKSAQQVLPKTKLGEAIQYCLNQWKKLERYTLDGLLSIDNNRAERGIKPFVIGRKNWLFSQTATGANASAVLYSIIETAKANDLNVFEYVMTCLDELSQPDVNIEQLLPWQFAKR
- a CDS encoding GNAT family N-acetyltransferase, with the translated sequence MNLFDIFPEESIRSKFSQEVVIKTRDRKKLGEISQIKSGCMAEIGGGAWDRYVQNNPDCNKQALASFFDENSPKIYLAMERYTGLKVLKDILYITADVIDTEIEETQCAELLLAVTWPNVLRISDVTFVNPYAPIPESERRYRFQYFKGLGLFQELLKNCENYCKEKGIQEITLAAAYIDLVPFFESYGFRVEDTPAGRAFLEFEEGIPMHKVL